The Archocentrus centrarchus isolate MPI-CPG fArcCen1 chromosome 3, fArcCen1, whole genome shotgun sequence sequence ATACAGTGTATTCACAACTTTGTGAATACACTGTAACAATCATTTTGATGTTGAGTGTATTCAATACACTCAACATCAAAATGATTGTTACTGTTTAACTAGTGTGCAAACTTAACACCCCCACCCCTAAAACTCATTTCCAGGATCCTGCAGCTGTAAATGACTGAATGTTAATCTAAGTGTAAATTTTTCAGATGCAACAAAACGTATCAAAGTGGACCAGCCGGTGGTGGAAATGGATGGTGATGAGATGACTCGCATCATATGGGAGTTTATTAAAGAGAAGGTAAATCAAACAGTAACTGAGACCTGCTTTGTTTAGGAatcaaaatgtttgaaatgttcATTATGCTGCGTGCGTGcatttttgtggtttctgtgtgacATTGTCCTAAGGCAAATAACACATTTAACGTCTTGCACAGCTCATCTTGCCCAACGTGGATGTTGAACTCAAGTATTTTGACCTGGGTTTGCCCTACCGAGACCAGACGAATGACCAGGTCACCATTGACTCTGCTTTGGCAACTATGAAACACCACGTGGCTGTCAAGTGTGCCACCATCACCCCTGATGAGGCCAGAGTTGAGGGTAAGTTAGACTCGGTCGTGTTTTAACTTTGTACCAAATCATTAGTGTTAGATGTATTTGGATGTATTTTAATTCTGTTAACTGTACATGAATTAATAATACCTTGTTATGCATCTTCAATTAGCAGAagcttttattatattttgccCTTAGAGTTTAAACTAAAGAAGATGTGGAAGAGTCCCAATGGAACCATTAGGAACATCTTAGGCGGCACAGTTTTCCGTGAGCCAATCCTTTGCAAAAACATTCCCCGTCTTGTTCCTGGATGGACACAGGCCATAACAATTGGCAGGCATGCTTTTGGAGATCAGGtagacaaaaaacaacaaaacaaatgtgcatCTTTTCTTTCTATTCAACCCAAAGTGGTACAGTCTCACATACCAATGTGTGATCCCACAGTACAGGGCCACAGACTTTGTCATTAACCAGCCAGGCAAGTTTAAGATTGTGTTTACCCCGGCTGATGGAAGCAAGGAGCAGGAGTGGGAGGTGTATGACTTTCCAGCAGGGGGCTGTGGGCTGGGAATGTACAACACTGATGAGGTAACAATAAGTTTCTTTATAGATTTGGTCACATGAGATgagatacaaaaaaataatagcCAAAGATAATAGATACTTTGATGCTGTTAATCATGCAGgtgttatgttttctttgcaTAGTCCATCAGTGGATTTGCTCACAGCTGCTTCCAGTATGCCATCCAGAAGAGGTGGCCCCTATACATGAGCACCAAAAACACCATCCTCAAGGCCTACGATGGCCGGTTCAAAGACATCTTCCAGGA is a genomic window containing:
- the LOC115776858 gene encoding isocitrate dehydrogenase [NADP], mitochondrial-like, translating into MAGYLKSLTTVSRNAAAVLLQNPAVVSPAAVCQHRLQQRSYATKRIKVDQPVVEMDGDEMTRIIWEFIKEKLILPNVDVELKYFDLGLPYRDQTNDQVTIDSALATMKHHVAVKCATITPDEARVEEFKLKKMWKSPNGTIRNILGGTVFREPILCKNIPRLVPGWTQAITIGRHAFGDQYRATDFVINQPGKFKIVFTPADGSKEQEWEVYDFPAGGCGLGMYNTDESISGFAHSCFQYAIQKRWPLYMSTKNTILKAYDGRFKDIFQDIFEKNYKPQFDKLKIWYEHRLIDDMVAQVLKSSGGFVWACKNYDGDVQSDILAQGFGSLGLMTSVLVCPDGKTIEAEAAHGTVTRHYREHQRGNPTSTNPIASIFAWTRGLEHRGKLDGNPDLIKFCQTLEKVCVETVENGIMTKDLAGCIHGLANCKVNEHYVNTTDFLDAIKTNLDKALGK